A stretch of DNA from Streptomyces rubradiris:
GTCGTCCACCCGGTAGCCGCCTACGCGCAAGGGGGTGCGGGCGGCGGCCGACCGGGTCGCTTCCACGGTCGCCAGCACGGCGGCGCGGGTGCGTCCCAGTCCGTAGGCCGCGTGGTGGGCGGCGGCCCAGTCGGCCCAGCCGCGCAGGGCGTGCCGGTTGGCGTCCTCGACGTCGCGCAGCAGCCGGGGGCCGTAGCGGGCGGGGTCGATCACGCCGTCCAGGACGACCCGGTCGGTGCGCCCGGGGAACATCGTGGCGTAGACCTGGCCGAGGTAACTGCCGTAGGAGTAGCCCAGGTAGGAGATCCGCCGCTCGCCCAGCGCGGCCCGGATCACGTCCATGTCGCGCGCGGTGTTCCGGGTGCTGGAGTACGGCAGGAGGTCACCGGCGTGGGTGCGGCAGCGGCGGGCCAGGTCGGCGGCGAAGCGGACTTCGCGCTCGAAGCCGGCGCGGTCGGTGCCGGCGCCGCGGATCATGCTGCCGGTGGGCCAGTGGCAGTCCAGCGGGGTGCTGCGGCCGACGAAGCGGGGGTCGACGCCCACCACGTCGTAGCGGGCGGCGACTTGACGCATCGCGCGGCGCACGAAGGGTGGGTCGCCGAGGGTCGGGCCGCCGGGGCCGCCGCTGTTGAGCAGCAGGGCGCCGACGCGGTGGGCGGTGTCGGTGCCCCGGATGCGGGAGATGGCGACGGTGAGGGTACGGCCGTCGGGGCGGTCGTAGTCCAACGGGACGGTGACGTCGGCGCATTGGGCGCCGGCCTGTTCGAGTTCCCTGCCGGTGGCGTCGTCGGGGCCGAGCAGGCAGCTCTTCCAGTGCAGGTGCTGGTGGTGGTAGCGGGCGAGGGGGTCGGCGGCGGGGCGGGCCGGGACGGCGGAGGCGGAGGCGGTGCCCAGGGACAGCGCGCCCGCCAGGGCCAGGGCGGCGGCGGCCGCGGCCCGCGCGGCGCGGTGGCGTGGGCGGCTGCGGCCCGGGGAGGTGGTGCCGGTCATGCCGGGGTCCTTTCGGTGGGCGTGCCCTCGCAGAGGGCCTTGTCGACGATGTCGAGGAAGTCCAGTTCGGCCCGGAGCGTGGCGGGCACCTCGTTCAGGGCGACGGCGACGGTGCGGCCGTTCGGCCCC
This window harbors:
- a CDS encoding alpha/beta fold hydrolase — protein: MTGTTSPGRSRPRHRAARAAAAAALALAGALSLGTASASAVPARPAADPLARYHHQHLHWKSCLLGPDDATGRELEQAGAQCADVTVPLDYDRPDGRTLTVAISRIRGTDTAHRVGALLLNSGGPGGPTLGDPPFVRRAMRQVAARYDVVGVDPRFVGRSTPLDCHWPTGSMIRGAGTDRAGFEREVRFAADLARRCRTHAGDLLPYSSTRNTARDMDVIRAALGERRISYLGYSYGSYLGQVYATMFPGRTDRVVLDGVIDPARYGPRLLRDVEDANRHALRGWADWAAAHHAAYGLGRTRAAVLATVEATRSAAARTPLRVGGYRVDDHDLPVIVFNGLSQDNATAYGDFAAGVRDLRRAAEGRTVTPSPWLASTLEFALTGHGSAYGSAQASILCGDVPAPRDPETYWRDLRRAGTANRLFAPVTRNINACAFWDPPRERPTSIRADLPALLVNATGDPRTTYPGARAVRQNWPGSRLVTLRDADQHAVYGVYGSPCVDATVNAYLATGRLPATDVGCPRPTS